TGCTCGCGCTCGCGCTCCTCCTCTCGCTGGCCGGGGTCGTCTACGTCGCCATGGTTCCCCCGGAGACGACCGACCCCTACACCGAGTTCTATATCCTGGGCCCAGACGGCAACGCCAGCGGCTATCCGACGCAGCTGGCCCCCGGCGACACGGGCACCGTGATCGTGGGGATCACCAATCACGAGCAGCGAGACGTCGACTATCGCGTGGCCGTGACCTGGAACGGGAGTCAGTCCTTCGAGCGGAACGTATCCGTGGCCGACGAGGCGACCGAAGAGTTCCGGGTGAGCCTGTCCGCGCCCGACGAGTCGGGACGGTATCGCGTTCTCTTCCACCTGACGAACGAGGCCGGCGGCGAACCGACGCCGCCCAATCGGCTGTGGATCGACGTCGGGAACGAGACGGTCGACGCTGGAGACGAAACGGCCAACGGGACAGAGTCTCCCGAATAGTCGAGCGTCGGCGATCCAGTTCGAGGCGACGATAGCACAGCGTCCGTTCGTCGGGCGGAAGGTATTTTCAAATAGCTTGCATTCCGAACCCTTTGTCAATGGGCGGTATCGTCGCGCTCGTCGATCGATCCGGGCAGGGGGTCGACTCCGTTGCCGTCGACTCGATGGTCGAGGCGCTCTCCCATCGCGGCCCCGACGGGAGCGACCAGTGGGTCGACGGTCCATGTGGGCTGGGCCATCTGCACCACTACACGACGCCGACGGCCGGGAGGCCCGATCAGCCGCTCCGGAGGGACGACTGCGTCGTCGTCGCGGACGGCCGAGTCGACAATCGCCGCGAACTCGAGGAATTGCTCGATCTCGACGCCGGCGTGACGACCGACGCCGAGTACCTGCTGGCCGCCTACCGGAAGTGGGGGACGGCGTGTCCGGAGCACGTCGTGGGCGCCTACGCGTTCGCGATCTGGGACGAAAGCAGACGACGGCTGTTCTGTGCGCGGGACCACGCCGGAATCCGGCCGTGCTACGTGGCAACCGGGGACGGACGGGTCGCCGTCGCCTCCGAGATACGAGCGCTCCGGCGACTCCCGTTCGTCTCGACGGCTCTCGACGAGATCGCGGTAGGCGACTTCCTGGTCGGAGACCCGGCCGACACGGAGCGGACGTTCTTCGAGGACGTGACGCGCCTGCCACCGGGGCACGCGCTGGTCGCGACCGACGACGAGGTGCGCACGTGGCAGTACTGGAGCCTCGACCCGACCGTGGAGATCAGCATGGAGTCGGACGAGGCCTACGCCGCGGCGTTCAAACAGCTGTTCGAGCGGGCCGTCCAGTGTCGGTTGCGTCGCCCGCCTGAGGGACG
Above is a genomic segment from Halorientalis sp. LT38 containing:
- a CDS encoding DUF1616 domain-containing protein — protein: MTDDDPTDRPESDGPDGDEATSGDRSEAVADGASTGDAEESVAAEEDAPGPTGRSAWLARGERVLTWVLALALLLSLAGVVYVAMVPPETTDPYTEFYILGPDGNASGYPTQLAPGDTGTVIVGITNHEQRDVDYRVAVTWNGSQSFERNVSVADEATEEFRVSLSAPDESGRYRVLFHLTNEAGGEPTPPNRLWIDVGNETVDAGDETANGTESPE